The Alteriqipengyuania halimionae genome contains a region encoding:
- a CDS encoding homocysteine S-methyltransferase family protein, translating to MDKRAEILAAARERILIKDGPYGTAIQRAKLGEEGYRGDFDLELDQKGNNDLVNLTQPALIRTICDSYIDAGAHVLATNTFNANRISQADYGAEHLVHDINVAAARIIRDAADEATAKDGIPRFVAGAMGPTNKTLSLSPDVEDPGFREVTFDQIKQVYREQAAALIEGGADVILIETVFDTLNCKSAIMAVRELADETGRDIPLMISMTLTDLSGRNLSGHTVEAFWNAVRHADPVAIGLNCSFGADQLRPHVQLLSGIADALLLAYPNAGLPNELGEYDEEPETTARLITPWAEHRRVNILGGCCGSTPEHIAAMARAVADHEPRDIPEAEPVMRLAGLEAYEIAS from the coding sequence ATGGATAAACGCGCCGAAATCCTCGCTGCCGCGCGCGAACGGATCCTGATCAAGGACGGCCCCTACGGCACCGCGATCCAGCGCGCCAAGCTGGGCGAGGAGGGCTATCGCGGCGATTTCGACCTGGAGCTCGACCAGAAGGGCAATAACGATCTCGTCAACCTGACCCAGCCCGCGCTGATCCGCACGATCTGCGACAGCTATATCGACGCCGGCGCGCATGTTCTGGCGACCAACACGTTCAACGCAAACCGCATCAGCCAGGCCGATTACGGCGCCGAACACCTGGTGCACGATATCAACGTCGCGGCTGCCCGGATCATCCGCGATGCGGCGGACGAGGCTACGGCGAAGGACGGCATCCCGCGTTTCGTCGCTGGCGCGATGGGGCCGACCAACAAGACCCTCTCGCTCTCTCCCGATGTGGAGGACCCGGGCTTCCGCGAAGTCACCTTCGACCAGATCAAGCAGGTCTATCGCGAACAGGCCGCGGCGCTGATCGAGGGCGGCGCCGACGTGATCCTGATCGAAACCGTGTTCGACACGCTCAATTGCAAATCCGCGATCATGGCGGTGCGCGAACTGGCCGACGAGACGGGGCGAGACATCCCGCTGATGATCTCGATGACGCTGACCGATCTTTCGGGCCGCAACCTGTCGGGCCACACGGTCGAGGCGTTCTGGAACGCGGTGCGCCATGCCGATCCGGTCGCGATCGGATTGAACTGCAGCTTCGGCGCAGACCAGCTCCGCCCGCATGTGCAATTGCTGTCCGGCATCGCCGATGCGCTGCTGCTCGCCTATCCCAATGCCGGCCTGCCCAACGAATTGGGCGAATATGACGAAGAGCCCGAGACCACCGCGCGGCTGATCACGCCCTGGGCCGAGCATCGCCGGGTCAACATCCTCGGCGGGTGTTGCGGCTCGACGCCCGAGCACATCGCGGCGATGGCGCGCGCGGTGGCCGATCACGAGCCGCGCGACATTCCCGAGGCCGAACCCGTGATGCGCCTCGCCGGTCTCGAAGCCTACGAGATCGCTTCGTGA
- a CDS encoding SPFH domain-containing protein, producing the protein MNKSVERDAVSYNGYVMLGLLAVVTALTAWGFFANLPEDGMSKAEKLTFIASLAGLAIVPLFILVGFFMIQPNQAAVITLFGEYRGTERTEGLRWVWPWMIKKKISARANNIHSDRVKINDLRGNPIEIACNVVWRVADTAQATFDVDDYKEFVNIQIEAGLRTVGSRHPYDDFEEEETTLRGSAEVVNQELLVELNERLHVAGIVVDEAGLTHLAYAAEIASAMLRRQQAEAVIAARAKLVMGAVSMVEMALAKLSEDDIVELDDERRATMVSNLMVVLCGEREAQPVVNAGTLYQ; encoded by the coding sequence ATGAACAAGAGCGTCGAACGCGACGCGGTGAGTTACAACGGATATGTGATGCTGGGCCTGCTGGCGGTCGTCACCGCGCTGACGGCCTGGGGTTTCTTCGCGAACCTGCCCGAGGACGGGATGAGCAAGGCCGAGAAGCTGACCTTCATCGCCTCGCTGGCGGGGCTGGCGATCGTGCCGCTGTTCATCCTGGTCGGCTTCTTCATGATCCAGCCCAACCAGGCGGCGGTGATCACGCTGTTCGGCGAGTATCGCGGGACCGAGCGGACCGAGGGCCTGCGCTGGGTGTGGCCCTGGATGATCAAGAAGAAGATCTCCGCCCGCGCCAACAACATCCATTCGGACCGGGTGAAGATCAACGACCTGCGCGGCAACCCGATCGAGATCGCCTGCAACGTGGTGTGGCGCGTCGCCGATACCGCGCAGGCCACCTTCGATGTCGACGATTACAAGGAATTCGTGAACATCCAGATCGAGGCCGGCCTGCGCACCGTCGGTTCGCGCCATCCCTATGACGATTTCGAAGAGGAAGAGACGACGCTGCGTGGCAGTGCCGAAGTGGTCAACCAGGAGCTTCTCGTCGAACTGAACGAGCGTCTTCACGTGGCGGGCATCGTGGTCGACGAAGCGGGCCTCACCCACCTTGCCTATGCCGCCGAAATCGCCAGCGCGATGCTGCGCCGCCAGCAGGCTGAAGCGGTGATTGCCGCCCGTGCCAAGCTGGTAATGGGCGCAGTCAGCATGGTCGAAATGGCGCTCGCCAAATTGTCCGAAGACGACATCGTCGAGCTCGACGACGAACGCCGCGCCACCATGGTCTCGAACCTGATGGTCGTGCTGTGCGGCGAGCGCGAGGCCCAGCCGGTCGTCAATGCGGGCACGCTCTACCAGTAA
- the recQ gene encoding DNA helicase RecQ, with translation MIDRARETLKSTFGFADFRGRQEEVVARVLDRRSTLAVMPTGAGKSLCYQLPAIMLEGTCVVVSPLIALMHDQLRAARANGIRAATLTSADADWRETLDAFRAGQLDLLYVAPERASQQGFRDLLNSAPIALFAIDEAHCVSEWGHDFRPDYRQLRPMMAAFPDVPRLALTATADAHTRADILNQLGIPEEGMVVAGFDRPNIRYAIGPRDSLTRQLQALLASEPGPGIVYAPTRAATERLSESLATPGREVRAYHAGLPPEVRAANQAAFVASENMVMVATVAFGMGIDKPDVRFVAHAGLPKSIEAYYQETGRAGRDGDPAQAHLFWGADDFARARMRVAEVEPQRQAGERTRLDALGALVETAGCRRAVLLRHFGEDPPETCGNCDNCCDPPKSVDATVVAQKYLSAVARTRQTYGAGYVEGILTGQRSDRAEKNGHDTLSVFGIVEGEEAQLLKPVRRALMVRGALLPTEHGGMMFGSEARGYLKGESELHLVVPPKKQGRRGRSGRDSSPNPVGDPLFDALRDLRRELAEEAQVPPYVVFHDATLREFAARRPASRAEMGEISGVGAKKLEAYGDAFLAVIKAH, from the coding sequence ATGATCGACCGGGCGCGCGAAACTCTCAAATCGACTTTCGGCTTTGCGGACTTCCGCGGGCGGCAGGAGGAAGTCGTAGCGCGGGTGCTCGATCGCCGCTCGACGCTGGCCGTCATGCCGACAGGTGCGGGCAAGTCGCTGTGTTACCAGCTGCCCGCGATCATGCTCGAAGGGACCTGCGTGGTCGTATCGCCGCTGATCGCGCTGATGCACGACCAGCTGCGCGCCGCGCGCGCCAACGGCATCCGCGCCGCCACGCTGACCAGCGCCGACGCCGATTGGCGCGAGACGCTCGATGCCTTCCGCGCTGGCCAGCTCGACCTCCTCTACGTCGCGCCCGAACGTGCCAGCCAGCAGGGTTTTCGCGACCTGCTGAACAGCGCCCCCATCGCGCTGTTCGCGATCGACGAGGCGCATTGCGTGTCCGAATGGGGCCACGATTTCCGGCCCGATTACCGCCAGCTCCGCCCGATGATGGCTGCCTTTCCCGATGTCCCGCGCCTTGCGCTGACGGCGACGGCGGATGCGCATACGCGGGCCGACATCCTGAACCAGCTCGGCATTCCCGAAGAGGGGATGGTGGTTGCCGGGTTCGACCGGCCCAATATCCGCTATGCGATCGGCCCGCGCGATTCGCTTACCCGGCAATTGCAGGCGCTGCTGGCGAGCGAGCCCGGCCCAGGCATCGTCTACGCGCCGACTCGCGCCGCGACCGAACGGCTGTCCGAGAGCCTCGCCACGCCGGGCCGCGAAGTGCGCGCCTACCACGCCGGCCTCCCGCCCGAAGTGCGCGCGGCAAACCAGGCGGCGTTCGTGGCGTCGGAAAACATGGTGATGGTCGCCACGGTCGCGTTCGGCATGGGGATCGACAAGCCCGATGTGCGCTTCGTCGCGCATGCCGGTCTGCCCAAATCGATCGAGGCCTATTACCAGGAAACCGGGCGCGCGGGCCGCGATGGCGATCCGGCGCAGGCGCATCTGTTCTGGGGCGCGGACGATTTCGCGCGGGCGCGGATGCGGGTGGCCGAAGTCGAGCCGCAGCGCCAGGCGGGCGAGCGCACCCGGCTCGATGCGCTGGGCGCGCTGGTCGAGACCGCGGGGTGTCGCCGCGCGGTGCTGCTCAGGCATTTCGGGGAGGATCCGCCCGAAACTTGCGGCAATTGCGACAATTGCTGCGATCCGCCCAAATCGGTCGATGCGACGGTGGTGGCGCAGAAATATCTCTCCGCCGTCGCGCGCACGCGGCAGACCTATGGCGCGGGCTATGTCGAGGGCATCCTCACCGGCCAGCGGTCCGATCGCGCGGAAAAGAACGGGCACGATACGCTTTCGGTGTTCGGGATCGTCGAGGGTGAGGAAGCGCAATTGCTGAAGCCCGTCCGACGCGCGCTGATGGTGCGTGGGGCGCTGCTGCCGACCGAGCACGGCGGCATGATGTTCGGCAGCGAGGCGCGCGGCTATCTGAAAGGTGAGAGCGAATTGCACCTCGTCGTCCCGCCGAAGAAGCAGGGGCGGCGGGGACGGTCGGGGCGCGACAGCTCGCCCAACCCGGTCGGCGATCCGCTGTTCGATGCGCTGCGCGACCTGCGCCGCGAGCTGGCCGAGGAGGCGCAGGTCCCGCCCTATGTCGTGTTCCACGATGCGACCTTGCGCGAATTCGCTGCCCGCCGCCCCGCCAGTCGCGCCGAAATGGGCGAGATCAGCGGGGTCGGCGCGAAAAAGCTCGAAGCCTATGGCGATGCGTTCCTTGCCGTCATCAAGGCACATTGA
- a CDS encoding GNAT family N-acetyltransferase, whose protein sequence is MAILTTERLTLRPASKNDLDGFHAILSDPRATSYWSTPPHASVDQTQAWLASMLEIPDGEGEDFVIEYEGRMIGKAGFFRFPEIGFILHPEAWGKGFAREALAAVLARGFEVHRIDAVEADVDPRNAASLNVLGKLGFVETGRESRTYRIGDEWCDSVYLKLSRPR, encoded by the coding sequence ATGGCGATCCTCACGACCGAACGCCTGACTTTGCGCCCGGCAAGCAAGAATGACCTCGACGGTTTCCACGCCATCCTCTCCGATCCTCGCGCGACCTCCTATTGGTCGACCCCGCCGCACGCGAGCGTGGACCAGACACAAGCTTGGCTGGCCTCGATGCTGGAAATTCCCGACGGCGAAGGCGAGGATTTCGTGATCGAGTATGAGGGGCGAATGATCGGCAAGGCCGGGTTTTTCCGCTTCCCCGAGATCGGCTTCATCCTGCATCCCGAGGCGTGGGGCAAAGGCTTCGCGCGCGAAGCGCTCGCCGCCGTGCTGGCTCGCGGGTTCGAGGTGCACCGGATCGACGCGGTCGAGGCCGATGTCGATCCGCGCAATGCGGCTTCGCTCAACGTCCTCGGGAAGCTCGGCTTCGTCGAGACCGGCCGCGAGAGCCGCACCTACCGCATCGGCGACGAGTGGTGCGACAGCGTGTATCTCAAGCTGTCCCGCCCGCGCTGA
- the metH gene encoding methionine synthase, whose translation MNDLTTARFVNIGERTNVTGSARFKKLIMADDYDAAVEVARQQVENGAQVIDVNMDEGLLDAEKAMTTFLKLIAAEPDIARVPVMIDSSKWDVIEAGLKCVSGKPIVNSISMKEGEAEFLAHAKKCMLYGAAAVVMAFDETGQADTKARKVEICARAYKLLTGIGFPPEDIIFDPNIFAVATGIEEHDRYGLDFLEAVKEIKAACPHAKTSGGLSNLSFSFRGNETVRRAMHSVFLYHAIPAGLDMAIVNAGQLDIYDTIDPVLREACEDVILARRRDATERLIDLAESYKGKSAAEEKAAEEWRGWEVRKRLEHALVKGIDAHVVDDTEEARAEVEAAGGRPIEVIEGPLMDGMNVVGDLFGSGKMFLPQVVKSARVMKKAVAHLIPFIEAEKDKLPAAEQKAKGKIVMATVKGDVHDIGKNIVGVVLQCNGYDVVDLGVMVPWSKILETARETKADIIGLSGLITPSLDEMVTVAEEMQGAAMQLPLLIGGATTSKVHTALKIDPAYEGPVIHVLDASRAVGVASRLLSDTQKTAFVDDTAGEYRKVRDARAGKSQSVLLSLDEARANHYDPFYSDKPAPPLKPGRHVFEDWDLADLREYIDWTPFFRAWELHGNYPAILTDEVVGDTARDLKRDADAMLERIVSEKWLTAKGVAGFWPCARDGDDVTLHEAEGETHTVLPFLRQQVRKSRDRANMCLADFIDPSGDWIGGFAVGIHGIEPHSKAFLAAKDDYSDILLKSLSDRLAEAFAEALHRHVRTDLWGYAESEDLSNAALIKEEYQGIRPAPGYPACPDHSLKPILFDLLDAEEAVGITLTENFAMLPTSAVSGFYFGHPEAEYFGVARIGRDQLEDYAARRDVSVEQAERWLRPNLD comes from the coding sequence ATGAACGACCTCACCACCGCCCGCTTCGTCAATATCGGCGAACGCACCAACGTCACCGGATCGGCGCGCTTCAAGAAGCTGATCATGGCCGACGATTACGACGCCGCGGTCGAAGTCGCGCGCCAGCAGGTCGAAAACGGCGCGCAGGTGATCGATGTCAACATGGACGAAGGCCTGCTCGACGCCGAAAAGGCGATGACGACCTTTCTCAAGCTGATCGCCGCCGAGCCCGATATCGCGCGCGTCCCGGTGATGATCGACAGTTCGAAGTGGGACGTGATCGAAGCCGGGCTCAAATGCGTCTCGGGCAAGCCGATCGTCAATTCGATCTCGATGAAGGAAGGCGAGGCCGAGTTCCTCGCCCATGCGAAGAAATGCATGCTCTACGGCGCCGCAGCCGTCGTCATGGCATTCGACGAGACCGGCCAGGCCGACACCAAGGCGCGCAAGGTCGAAATCTGCGCCCGCGCCTACAAGCTGCTGACCGGGATCGGTTTTCCGCCCGAAGACATCATTTTCGACCCCAACATTTTCGCGGTCGCGACCGGGATCGAGGAGCATGACCGATACGGACTCGATTTCCTCGAGGCGGTGAAAGAGATCAAGGCCGCCTGCCCGCATGCCAAGACCAGCGGTGGGCTGTCCAACCTCTCCTTCAGCTTCCGCGGCAACGAGACCGTGCGCCGCGCGATGCACTCGGTGTTCCTCTATCACGCGATCCCCGCCGGACTCGACATGGCGATCGTGAACGCCGGTCAGCTCGACATCTACGACACGATCGACCCGGTGCTGCGCGAAGCGTGCGAGGACGTGATCCTCGCACGTCGCCGCGATGCGACCGAGCGGCTGATCGACCTCGCCGAAAGCTACAAGGGCAAATCGGCAGCCGAGGAAAAAGCGGCCGAGGAATGGCGCGGCTGGGAAGTGCGCAAGCGGCTCGAACATGCGCTGGTCAAGGGCATCGACGCGCATGTCGTCGACGATACCGAAGAAGCGCGCGCCGAAGTGGAGGCCGCCGGCGGCCGCCCGATCGAGGTGATCGAAGGCCCGCTGATGGACGGGATGAACGTCGTCGGCGACCTGTTCGGTTCGGGCAAGATGTTCCTGCCGCAAGTGGTCAAGTCCGCCCGCGTCATGAAGAAGGCGGTTGCCCACCTGATTCCCTTCATCGAGGCGGAGAAGGACAAGCTTCCCGCCGCCGAGCAGAAGGCCAAGGGCAAGATCGTGATGGCCACGGTGAAGGGCGACGTCCACGACATCGGCAAGAACATCGTCGGCGTCGTCCTCCAGTGCAACGGCTACGACGTGGTCGATCTGGGCGTCATGGTGCCGTGGTCCAAAATCCTAGAAACCGCGCGCGAGACCAAGGCCGATATCATCGGCCTGTCGGGGCTCATCACCCCATCGCTCGACGAGATGGTGACCGTGGCTGAGGAAATGCAGGGCGCGGCGATGCAATTGCCGCTGCTGATCGGCGGCGCGACCACCAGCAAGGTCCACACCGCATTGAAGATCGACCCGGCCTATGAAGGCCCGGTGATCCACGTGCTCGATGCGAGCCGCGCGGTCGGCGTGGCGAGCCGCCTGTTGTCGGACACGCAGAAGACCGCCTTCGTCGACGATACCGCAGGCGAATATCGCAAGGTCCGCGACGCGCGCGCGGGCAAGTCGCAAAGCGTGCTGCTGAGCCTCGATGAAGCGCGGGCGAACCATTACGACCCGTTCTACAGCGACAAGCCCGCCCCGCCGCTCAAGCCCGGCCGCCACGTGTTCGAGGATTGGGACCTGGCGGACCTGCGCGAATATATCGACTGGACGCCGTTCTTCCGCGCCTGGGAATTGCACGGCAATTATCCCGCCATCCTGACGGACGAGGTCGTGGGCGACACCGCGCGCGACCTGAAACGCGATGCCGATGCCATGCTCGAGCGGATCGTCTCGGAGAAATGGCTGACGGCGAAAGGCGTGGCCGGCTTCTGGCCCTGCGCGCGTGATGGCGACGACGTCACGCTCCACGAGGCCGAAGGCGAGACCCACACCGTGCTGCCGTTCCTGCGCCAGCAAGTGCGCAAATCGCGCGATCGGGCGAATATGTGCCTGGCCGATTTCATCGATCCTTCGGGCGACTGGATCGGCGGGTTCGCGGTGGGCATTCACGGGATTGAGCCGCATTCGAAAGCCTTCCTCGCAGCCAAGGACGATTATTCGGACATCCTGCTCAAATCGCTCTCCGACCGGCTGGCCGAAGCCTTTGCGGAAGCGCTGCACCGCCATGTCCGCACCGATCTGTGGGGCTATGCCGAGAGCGAGGACCTTTCGAACGCGGCGCTGATCAAGGAAGAATACCAGGGCATCCGCCCCGCGCCGGGCTATCCCGCCTGCCCCGACCATTCGTTGAAGCCGATCCTGTTCGACCTGCTCGATGCCGAGGAGGCGGTAGGAATCACGCTGACCGAGAATTTCGCCATGTTGCCGACTTCGGCGGTGAGCGGGTTCTATTTCGGTCATCCCGAAGCCGAATATTTCGGCGTCGCGCGGATTGGTCGCGACCAGCTCGAAGACTATGCCGCGCGGCGCGATGTGAGCGTCGAGCAGGCCGAGCGCTGGTTGCGTCCCAATCTGGATTGA
- a CDS encoding right-handed parallel beta-helix repeat-containing protein, which yields MKHVALSPAIALSVFALALSAGASAQSSGPFTVAETGKSYDNLQMAIYEAEALPKGTIVIANGVHRVCGVQQRGSVTFEAEQPGEARFSGISCEGKAALVLRGQSSRVEGLVFSNLRVGDGNGAGIRLEAGDLFVSQSWFRDSQQGILTANDTDGDIVIDKSTFTRLGTCENAAGCAHSIYIGDYGSLTVTRSRFEEGRGGHYVKSRAAKIDLRDSSFDDAKGQATNYMVDLPAGAVGRIANNWFVQGRDKENWSAFVAIAAEGGGNASEGLVIEDNTARFVPGLARDTYFVASWTGEPLTIRNNDLARGIAKFDQR from the coding sequence ATGAAACACGTCGCCCTCTCGCCCGCCATCGCCCTTTCCGTCTTCGCGCTCGCCCTCTCGGCCGGAGCCTCTGCCCAATCCTCCGGCCCGTTCACCGTGGCCGAGACCGGGAAATCTTACGACAATTTGCAAATGGCGATCTACGAGGCCGAGGCGTTGCCCAAGGGCACGATCGTGATCGCCAACGGCGTCCACCGCGTGTGCGGCGTCCAGCAACGCGGCTCGGTCACGTTCGAGGCCGAACAGCCGGGCGAAGCGCGGTTCTCGGGCATTTCGTGCGAAGGCAAGGCGGCGCTGGTGCTGCGTGGCCAGTCCTCGCGGGTCGAGGGGCTCGTCTTCTCGAACCTGCGCGTGGGCGATGGCAATGGTGCGGGCATCCGGCTCGAGGCCGGCGATCTGTTCGTCTCGCAAAGCTGGTTCCGCGACAGCCAGCAGGGCATCCTCACCGCCAACGATACCGATGGCGACATCGTGATCGACAAGTCGACCTTCACCCGCCTCGGCACATGCGAGAACGCGGCGGGTTGCGCGCATTCGATCTATATCGGCGATTACGGCAGCCTCACCGTCACCCGCTCGCGCTTCGAGGAAGGGCGCGGCGGTCACTACGTCAAATCGCGCGCGGCGAAAATCGACCTGCGGGACAGCTCGTTCGACGATGCCAAGGGGCAGGCCACCAATTACATGGTCGATCTGCCTGCCGGCGCCGTGGGCCGCATCGCCAACAACTGGTTCGTGCAAGGGCGCGACAAGGAAAACTGGTCGGCCTTCGTCGCCATCGCGGCCGAGGGCGGCGGCAACGCCAGCGAAGGGCTGGTGATCGAGGACAACACCGCCCGCTTCGTGCCGGGCCTCGCGCGCGACACCTATTTCGTCGCCAGCTGGACCGGCGAGCCGCTGACCATCCGCAACAACGACCTCGCGCGCGGCATTGCGAAATTCGACCAGCGCTAG
- a CDS encoding GNAT family N-acetyltransferase, giving the protein MSAVTIRPERGSDHSEIHALTEAAFRDMEHSDGSEPRIVDNLRADGDLTLSLVAEDGERIVGHLALSPVTISDGSRGWYGLGPVSVLPECQRQGIGGKLITRAIADLRLREAGGIVLLGAPAYYARFGFEHDPALTHPGPPPEYFQRLVLDGSAPSGVVRYAKAFG; this is encoded by the coding sequence GTGAGCGCGGTGACGATCCGGCCCGAACGCGGTTCGGATCACAGCGAAATCCACGCGCTGACCGAAGCGGCGTTCCGCGATATGGAGCACAGCGACGGCAGCGAGCCGCGCATCGTCGACAACCTCCGCGCCGATGGCGACCTGACCCTCTCGCTGGTGGCCGAGGACGGGGAACGGATCGTCGGCCATCTTGCGCTGTCGCCGGTCACGATCTCCGACGGTTCGCGCGGTTGGTACGGGCTCGGCCCGGTCTCGGTGCTGCCCGAATGCCAGCGTCAAGGGATCGGCGGCAAGCTGATCACCCGCGCGATCGCCGACCTGCGCCTGCGCGAAGCGGGCGGCATCGTCCTGCTGGGCGCCCCGGCCTATTACGCGCGCTTCGGCTTCGAGCACGATCCCGCGCTTACCCATCCCGGCCCGCCGCCCGAATATTTCCAGCGCCTGGTGCTCGATGGATCCGCCCCGAGCGGGGTGGTCCGCTATGCGAAGGCGTTCGGCTAG
- the metF gene encoding methylenetetrahydrofolate reductase [NAD(P)H] has product MISLKQMDDARTALDAPLFSGLAGDIDVSFEFFPPKTDKMAETLWHSVGTLKPLKPRFASVTYGAGGSTRERTHDQVVRIQNEAGIPAAAHLTCVDATREEVDAVARHYWESGIRHIVALRGDPSDGSTTYTPHPGGYANAVELIGGLKQVGDFEISVAAYPEIHPDSADRDADLANLKAKFDAGATRAITQFFFDPQCFFEFRDRAAAAGIEDEIVPGIMPVMSFAAVERMSGLCGTAIPDWMEGLFEGLDDRPEARQLVSATIAAELCRRLYAGGARQFHFYTLNRAELSYAICHMLGMRPKDADHG; this is encoded by the coding sequence ATGATTTCGCTGAAACAGATGGACGATGCGCGCACCGCGCTCGATGCGCCGCTCTTCTCCGGCCTCGCCGGCGATATCGATGTCTCGTTCGAGTTCTTTCCGCCCAAGACCGACAAGATGGCCGAGACGCTGTGGCACAGCGTCGGAACGCTGAAGCCGTTGAAGCCCCGTTTTGCGAGCGTGACCTATGGCGCAGGCGGTTCGACCCGCGAGCGCACGCACGATCAGGTGGTGCGGATCCAGAACGAGGCGGGCATTCCCGCCGCCGCGCACCTGACCTGCGTCGATGCGACCCGCGAGGAAGTCGATGCGGTCGCGCGCCATTATTGGGAAAGCGGGATCCGCCACATCGTTGCGCTGCGCGGCGATCCGTCCGACGGCAGCACGACGTACACCCCGCATCCGGGCGGCTATGCCAACGCGGTCGAGCTGATCGGGGGGTTGAAACAGGTCGGCGATTTCGAGATTTCGGTCGCCGCCTATCCCGAAATCCACCCCGACAGCGCCGATCGCGATGCCGATCTCGCCAATCTCAAGGCGAAGTTCGATGCCGGGGCGACCCGCGCGATCACCCAGTTCTTCTTCGATCCGCAATGCTTCTTCGAATTCCGCGACCGCGCCGCGGCGGCGGGAATCGAGGACGAAATCGTGCCCGGGATCATGCCGGTGATGAGCTTCGCCGCGGTCGAGCGCATGTCGGGCCTGTGCGGCACGGCCATTCCGGACTGGATGGAAGGGTTGTTCGAAGGCCTCGACGATCGCCCCGAAGCGCGCCAGCTGGTCTCTGCCACGATCGCCGCCGAATTGTGCCGCCGTCTCTACGCCGGCGGGGCGCGGCAATTCCACTTCTACACCTTGAACCGGGCCGAGCTGAGCTACGCGATCTGCCACATGCTGGGCATGCGCCCGAAGGATGCCGACCATGGATAA
- a CDS encoding GNAT family N-acetyltransferase, which produces MSEALSQRVVVREASATDAGRLSLVSDATFLETFAGMISGDALVAHCKKRHAPGYLGQLLDGGARAWLAELDEAPIGYALLTAPELDEALEGDIELKKIYLLSRFHGSGIAAHLFDAALAGAAGHARLLLGVKDDNHRAIGFYTKQGFRQIGTRRFDVGGTLYDDVVLARALDRTDP; this is translated from the coding sequence GTGAGCGAAGCCCTGTCCCAACGCGTCGTGGTGCGCGAAGCCTCGGCCACGGATGCCGGACGGCTTTCGCTGGTGTCCGACGCGACCTTTCTCGAGACGTTTGCCGGGATGATCTCGGGCGACGCGCTCGTCGCCCATTGCAAGAAGCGCCACGCGCCCGGTTACCTCGGCCAATTGCTCGACGGCGGGGCCAGGGCCTGGCTCGCCGAGCTCGATGAAGCGCCGATCGGCTATGCCCTGCTCACCGCGCCCGAACTCGACGAAGCGCTGGAAGGCGATATCGAGCTGAAGAAAATCTACCTCCTTTCGCGCTTCCACGGCAGCGGGATCGCCGCTCACCTGTTCGACGCCGCTCTGGCGGGAGCCGCGGGACATGCACGCCTGCTGCTGGGGGTGAAAGACGACAATCACCGCGCCATAGGTTTCTACACCAAACAGGGATTTCGCCAGATCGGGACGCGCCGCTTCGATGTCGGCGGCACGCTCTACGACGATGTCGTTCTCGCCCGCGCGCTGGATCGGACCGACCCATGA
- a CDS encoding toxin-antitoxin system HicB family antitoxin gives MARKPARKAFALRLDPALHEALERAAAVDLRSVNAEIEVLLREALAKRGVKVDHTARPRRGRPPSED, from the coding sequence ATGGCCAGAAAGCCAGCCAGGAAAGCCTTCGCCCTGCGGCTCGACCCGGCGCTTCACGAAGCGCTGGAGCGGGCCGCAGCGGTCGATCTGCGCTCGGTCAATGCCGAGATCGAAGTGCTCCTGCGCGAGGCCCTGGCGAAGCGCGGGGTGAAGGTGGACCATACGGCGAGGCCGCGCCGCGGCCGGCCGCCGAGCGAGGATTGA